In one Achromobacter spanius genomic region, the following are encoded:
- the ligD gene encoding DNA ligase D, with protein MADSLKTYRQKRNFKVTAEPEAGGQPNESARAFVIQKHWASRLHYDFRLELDGAMKSWAVPKGPSFDPSVKRMAVQVEDHPIAYNQFEGQIPAGQYGAGKVIIWDEGVWTPVSDPRKGYRDGHLKFDLQGRKMQGRWALVRMKGKEGDKQPPWLLIKDRDAYARPEREFSVVDEMPDSVVPLREATPARNSRETAPQTAPQSARETAHPKQPPPAKLPGRPADLPASFKPQLATLVDGLPPHAQDWLYELKFDGYRLLVRIESDSVKLYTRNGHDWSAKLPHIVQAFAKLPAKWAWVDGEVVVLNDQGVPNFQALQNAFDNDRTGDIVFYAFDLPFIGCRDLREEPLTVRRELLAQLMDASQDHCLRFSEAFKEAPANLVASACKMGLEGLMAKRQSAPYVSRRSDSWLKIKCAKRQEFVIVGYTAPQGAREGLGALLLAVHEDDGALRYAGKVGTGFDRQGLIALHKTLSAIHTDKKPVSGGQAKGVQWVKPERVAEVSFGQWTSGGHIRHSVFRGLRQDKPPSQITREKPKNTPATAPRSQAAASPKPRAAAPTRAKPARLTHPERVIDPSTKLTKLDLARYYGLVAPLMLEHLKGRPVSFLRAPSGIDGQLFFQKHLEAAMPGVKPLPTRLDPDHPPLLEVPTAQAIMSAVQMNVVEFHTWNAVKTAISKPDRMLFDLDPGEGVKWATMQQAARLVHTMLDELGLDSWLKTSGGKGLHVVVPLRRQYDWDTIKSFAHTVVAHLAQTLPQIFVAKSGPKNRVGKIFADYLRNGFGATTVSAWSARARPGMGVSVPVAWDELDKLTSGAHWTISNIHERLDAGNAPWDGYAPQALGPAMDALDFKPGKS; from the coding sequence ATGGCCGACAGTCTTAAAACCTATCGGCAAAAGCGCAATTTCAAGGTGACCGCGGAACCGGAAGCGGGCGGCCAGCCAAACGAGTCCGCGCGCGCCTTCGTCATCCAGAAACACTGGGCCAGCCGGCTGCATTACGACTTTCGGCTGGAGCTGGATGGCGCAATGAAAAGCTGGGCGGTGCCCAAAGGGCCCAGTTTCGACCCATCGGTCAAACGCATGGCGGTGCAGGTGGAAGACCATCCCATCGCCTACAACCAGTTTGAAGGGCAGATTCCGGCAGGCCAATACGGCGCCGGCAAAGTCATCATCTGGGACGAAGGCGTCTGGACGCCGGTGAGCGATCCGCGCAAGGGATATCGCGATGGGCACCTGAAGTTCGACCTGCAAGGCAGAAAGATGCAGGGCCGCTGGGCGCTGGTGCGCATGAAGGGCAAGGAAGGCGACAAGCAGCCGCCTTGGTTGCTGATCAAGGACCGCGACGCCTATGCGCGGCCGGAACGGGAATTCAGCGTGGTGGACGAGATGCCGGACAGTGTGGTGCCGCTGCGCGAGGCAACGCCGGCCCGAAACAGCCGCGAAACTGCCCCCCAAACCGCCCCCCAAAGTGCCCGCGAAACTGCCCACCCCAAGCAACCGCCGCCCGCCAAACTGCCCGGCCGGCCTGCCGATCTGCCTGCTTCTTTCAAGCCCCAACTTGCCACCCTGGTCGATGGCCTGCCGCCCCACGCGCAAGACTGGCTGTACGAATTGAAGTTCGATGGCTACCGGCTGCTGGTGCGCATCGAAAGCGACTCGGTCAAGCTGTACACCCGCAACGGCCACGACTGGAGCGCCAAGCTGCCGCACATTGTCCAGGCCTTTGCAAAACTGCCCGCCAAATGGGCATGGGTGGATGGCGAGGTAGTGGTGCTGAACGATCAGGGCGTGCCCAACTTCCAGGCGCTGCAAAACGCTTTTGACAATGACCGCACCGGCGACATCGTGTTCTACGCCTTCGACCTGCCGTTCATCGGCTGCCGCGACCTGCGCGAAGAGCCGTTGACCGTGCGCCGTGAACTGCTGGCGCAATTGATGGATGCCTCTCAAGACCACTGCCTGCGCTTTAGCGAAGCGTTCAAGGAAGCGCCCGCGAACCTGGTCGCGTCGGCCTGCAAGATGGGCCTGGAAGGCCTCATGGCCAAGCGCCAGTCGGCGCCGTATGTGTCGCGGCGCAGCGATAGCTGGTTGAAGATCAAGTGCGCCAAGCGGCAGGAATTCGTCATCGTGGGCTATACCGCCCCGCAAGGCGCGCGCGAAGGCCTGGGTGCCTTGCTGCTGGCCGTGCATGAAGACGACGGCGCCTTGCGCTATGCGGGCAAGGTCGGCACCGGCTTCGACCGCCAGGGGCTGATTGCGCTGCATAAGACTTTATCGGCCATCCACACCGACAAAAAGCCTGTCAGCGGCGGGCAGGCGAAGGGCGTGCAGTGGGTCAAGCCGGAACGGGTGGCCGAGGTGTCCTTTGGGCAATGGACCAGCGGCGGGCACATTCGCCATTCGGTGTTTCGCGGCTTGCGGCAAGACAAGCCGCCCAGCCAGATTACGCGCGAAAAACCGAAAAACACGCCGGCGACCGCGCCCCGGTCTCAAGCCGCGGCCAGCCCCAAGCCCCGGGCCGCCGCGCCGACCCGCGCCAAGCCCGCGCGGCTGACACACCCCGAGCGCGTCATCGACCCCTCCACCAAACTGACCAAGCTGGACCTGGCCCGCTACTACGGCCTGGTTGCGCCCTTGATGCTGGAACACCTGAAAGGCCGTCCCGTGTCCTTCCTGCGCGCCCCCTCGGGCATCGACGGCCAGCTTTTTTTTCAGAAGCACCTGGAAGCCGCCATGCCGGGCGTCAAGCCCTTGCCCACACGGTTGGACCCCGATCACCCGCCGCTGCTGGAGGTGCCCACGGCCCAGGCCATCATGTCGGCGGTGCAGATGAACGTGGTGGAATTCCACACCTGGAACGCCGTGAAAACGGCCATCTCCAAACCCGACCGCATGCTGTTCGACCTGGACCCCGGCGAAGGCGTCAAATGGGCGACGATGCAGCAGGCCGCGCGCCTGGTCCACACCATGCTGGACGAACTGGGCCTGGATTCGTGGCTGAAAACCAGCGGCGGCAAGGGCTTGCATGTGGTCGTGCCGCTGCGCCGTCAGTACGATTGGGACACCATCAAGTCTTTTGCGCATACCGTTGTGGCGCATCTGGCCCAGACCTTGCCGCAGATTTTCGTCGCCAAAAGCGGCCCCAAGAATCGCGTGGGCAAGATCTTTGCCGACTATCTGCGCAATGGCTTTGGCGCCACGACGGTGTCTGCGTGGTCGGCGCGGGCGCGGCCCGGCATGGGCGTGTCGGTGCCAGTGGCGTGGGACGAACTCGACAAGCTGACCAGCGGCGCGCACTGGACCATCAGCAATATCCACGAGCGCCTGGACGCGGGCAACGCCCCCTGGGACGGCTATGCGCCGCAAGCGCTGGGGCCGGCCATGGACGCGCTGGATTTCAAGCCCGGGAAGTCATGA
- a CDS encoding Ku protein has translation MATRTIWKGAISFGLVHIPVGLHTATKESGVDFDWLDKRSMDPVGYKRINKRTGKEIDKDNIVKGVEYEDGQYVIISPEEIADAYPRTTQTIEIQQFVDADDVSFVYLERPYYVAPINKGQKVYALLRDTLAKTGKIGIAKVVIQTKQHLAALIPSGDALVLNLMRWGDEVKPLEGLDLPKVGAKGMAPSASELKMAKMLVEDMSGKWDPEEFKDEFKAAVMDLVARKVKAGKTETVIEPQEEAPAYADNVIDLTELLQRSLKGGKTAKDKTPARKSAKTAKKTAKTAAKSTAKTMAKQATAKTSTKAPRKAAKQTRTPSSSRKAA, from the coding sequence ATGGCAACAAGAACCATCTGGAAAGGGGCTATTTCCTTTGGCCTCGTTCACATTCCGGTTGGCCTGCATACGGCCACCAAGGAATCGGGCGTGGACTTCGACTGGCTGGACAAACGCTCGATGGACCCGGTGGGGTACAAGCGCATCAACAAGCGCACCGGCAAGGAAATCGACAAGGACAACATCGTCAAAGGCGTGGAATACGAAGACGGCCAGTACGTGATCATTTCCCCGGAAGAGATTGCCGACGCCTACCCCCGCACCACGCAAACCATAGAGATACAGCAGTTTGTGGATGCCGACGACGTCTCTTTTGTCTACCTTGAACGCCCGTACTACGTGGCGCCCATCAACAAAGGCCAAAAGGTTTACGCCTTGTTGCGCGACACGCTGGCCAAGACCGGCAAGATCGGCATCGCCAAGGTGGTGATCCAGACCAAGCAGCATCTGGCCGCGCTGATTCCGTCGGGCGATGCGCTGGTGCTTAACCTGATGCGCTGGGGCGATGAGGTCAAGCCGCTGGAAGGGCTGGACCTGCCCAAGGTTGGCGCCAAGGGCATGGCGCCCAGCGCCAGCGAATTGAAGATGGCCAAGATGCTGGTCGAAGACATGTCGGGCAAGTGGGACCCTGAGGAATTCAAGGATGAATTCAAAGCGGCCGTGATGGATCTGGTGGCCCGCAAGGTGAAAGCCGGCAAGACGGAGACGGTGATCGAGCCGCAGGAAGAGGCTCCCGCCTATGCCGACAACGTGATCGACCTGACCGAATTGCTGCAACGCAGCCTGAAGGGCGGCAAGACCGCCAAGGACAAGACGCCTGCCAGGAAGTCGGCCAAGACCGCAAAAAAGACGGCCAAAACGGCGGCTAAATCGACGGCCAAAACGATGGCCAAACAGGCCACGGCGAAGACCTCGACAAAGGCCCCGCGCAAGGCGGCAAAGCAGACCAGGACACCTTCGTCTTCGCGCAAGGCGGCGTGA
- a CDS encoding APC family permease produces the protein MDATVVLVGVVIGIGIFGFPPLVAQHATSEVMYIALWCAGGLVMLVGALCYAELGSAYPGAGGEYLYLTRAWGARVGLLFAWARCTVIQTGAIAVVAYIYGDYAQRLMPLGIYGPALHAAISVVALTALNVVGTRHSKRLQWVFTLLTLTALGAVLVASLSTSAGNGQPPMAPAALAGNPAGLMGMGMVFVLLTYGGWNEAAYLSGELREPGRNMSRVLLIGTAVVTGAYLLTNLALLEIFGLQGLRDTPALGAEVMQLAAGPYAAALLSLMICATALSTINGTIITGARVYYALGRDVPKLRALSGWSARNETPVAALLVQGAITLGLVGLGAFSQNSVQTLVAYTAPVFWIFMLLVAASVWRLRQLDPDRPRPFRAPFYPLPPLLLGLTCAGLVYSSAVYAGAGALIGLAVLAAGIPMLRLLKPARLPD, from the coding sequence ATGGACGCCACCGTGGTGCTGGTGGGCGTGGTGATCGGTATCGGCATCTTCGGTTTTCCGCCGCTGGTGGCCCAGCATGCCACGTCTGAAGTCATGTACATCGCACTGTGGTGCGCGGGCGGCCTGGTCATGCTGGTGGGCGCGCTTTGTTATGCGGAACTGGGCTCGGCCTACCCCGGCGCGGGCGGTGAATACCTGTACCTGACGCGCGCCTGGGGTGCGCGCGTGGGCTTGCTGTTTGCGTGGGCGCGCTGCACGGTGATTCAGACAGGCGCCATCGCGGTGGTGGCCTACATCTACGGCGACTACGCGCAGCGTCTGATGCCACTGGGCATCTATGGGCCGGCCTTGCACGCGGCGATATCGGTGGTGGCGCTGACGGCGCTGAACGTGGTGGGCACCCGCCATTCCAAGCGGCTGCAATGGGTATTCACGCTGTTGACGCTGACGGCCCTGGGGGCAGTCCTGGTGGCCAGCCTGTCTACGTCGGCGGGCAATGGCCAGCCCCCCATGGCGCCCGCGGCGCTTGCCGGCAACCCGGCCGGCTTGATGGGCATGGGCATGGTGTTCGTGCTGCTGACCTACGGCGGGTGGAACGAAGCCGCCTACCTCAGCGGTGAACTGCGCGAACCCGGGCGCAACATGAGCCGGGTGCTGCTCATTGGTACGGCGGTGGTAACCGGCGCCTATCTGCTGACGAATCTGGCCTTGCTGGAGATATTTGGCTTGCAGGGCTTGCGTGACACCCCGGCGCTGGGCGCCGAAGTCATGCAATTGGCGGCCGGCCCTTACGCGGCCGCGCTGCTCAGCCTGATGATCTGCGCCACGGCGCTCAGCACGATCAATGGCACCATCATCACCGGCGCTCGCGTGTACTACGCGCTGGGGCGCGACGTGCCCAAGCTGCGCGCCCTGTCTGGCTGGAGCGCCCGCAATGAAACGCCGGTGGCTGCCCTGCTGGTGCAGGGCGCCATCACGCTTGGGCTGGTGGGGCTGGGCGCCTTCAGCCAGAACAGCGTGCAGACGCTGGTGGCCTACACCGCGCCGGTGTTCTGGATCTTCATGTTGCTGGTGGCGGCGTCCGTCTGGCGCCTGCGGCAGTTGGACCCCGACCGCCCCCGGCCCTTTCGGGCGCCGTTCTACCCGCTGCCGCCCTTGCTGCTGGGCCTGACTTGCGCGGGCCTGGTCTATTCCAGCGCCGTGTACGCGGGCGCCGGGGCCTTGATCGGGCTGGCGGTGCTGGCGGCTGGCATACCGATGCTGCGTTTGCTGAAACCGGCCCGATTGCCGGACTGA
- a CDS encoding SAM-dependent methyltransferase — protein sequence MQASTQPLVSDYRQAGAGLRRARFIAVAAAMALSLAMGAAATAQPAANDDYKPDVGQAGKDVIWVPTPQTLVDKMLDMAKVSPQDRLMDLGSGDGRTVITAAQRGLTAQGIEYNPDLVELSRRNAQRAGVADRATFVAADLFQTDLSKADVITMFLLSTINEKLRPTLLQLAPGTRVVSNTFRMGDWEPDASETVTKDCSTYCTALLWIVPAKVEGKWEVDGQTLQLTQRYQMLSGKFGSADISDARMRGTTIEFTANGVRYTGEVNGKTMSGTADGRGKWTAKRA from the coding sequence ATGCAAGCCTCGACTCAGCCTCTCGTTTCCGATTACCGCCAGGCAGGCGCCGGCCTGCGGCGCGCCCGCTTCATTGCTGTCGCCGCGGCGATGGCGCTGTCCCTGGCAATGGGTGCCGCCGCCACCGCGCAGCCCGCGGCCAACGACGATTACAAGCCGGATGTCGGCCAGGCCGGCAAGGACGTCATCTGGGTGCCCACGCCGCAAACGCTGGTGGACAAGATGCTGGACATGGCCAAGGTCAGCCCGCAGGACCGGTTGATGGATCTGGGGTCGGGCGACGGCCGCACGGTGATCACCGCCGCGCAGCGCGGCTTGACGGCTCAGGGCATTGAGTACAACCCGGACCTGGTGGAGCTGTCGCGCCGCAACGCGCAGCGCGCGGGCGTGGCCGACCGCGCCACCTTCGTGGCGGCGGATCTGTTCCAGACGGACCTGTCCAAGGCGGACGTCATCACCATGTTCCTGCTGTCCACCATCAACGAAAAGCTGCGTCCCACCCTGCTGCAATTGGCACCCGGCACGCGAGTGGTGTCGAACACGTTCCGCATGGGCGACTGGGAGCCGGATGCGTCCGAAACCGTCACCAAGGACTGCTCTACCTACTGCACCGCGTTGCTGTGGATCGTGCCCGCGAAAGTGGAAGGCAAATGGGAAGTGGACGGCCAGACCCTGCAATTGACCCAGCGCTACCAGATGCTGTCCGGCAAGTTCGGGTCGGCCGACATTTCAGATGCGCGCATGCGCGGCACGACTATCGAGTTCACGGCCAACGGCGTGCGCTACACGGGCGAAGTCAACGGCAAGACCATGAGCGGCACGGCGGATGGCCGGGGCAAGTGGACGGCAAAACGGGCGTAG
- a CDS encoding Rrf2 family transcriptional regulator, producing the protein MRRDSKLSGVLHVLLHMAEAPGPMTSEDLGRVMQTNPVVIRRIMAGLRDQQLVSSEKGHGGGWTISCDFNAVTLRDIYQALGAPEIFAMGNRSETPGCLVEAAVNRALDGAFEDAEALLMERFGGVTLAALSKDFHDAMVKQGRRIDLGAVHER; encoded by the coding sequence ATGAGAAGAGACAGCAAACTTTCCGGCGTGCTTCACGTTCTGCTTCATATGGCGGAAGCGCCCGGCCCCATGACTTCCGAAGACCTGGGCCGGGTCATGCAGACCAACCCCGTGGTCATTCGCCGCATCATGGCGGGCTTGCGCGACCAGCAGCTGGTCAGCTCTGAAAAAGGCCATGGCGGCGGCTGGACAATTTCCTGCGACTTCAACGCGGTGACGCTGCGCGACATCTATCAAGCGCTGGGTGCGCCGGAAATCTTCGCCATGGGAAACCGCAGCGAAACGCCGGGCTGCCTGGTGGAAGCCGCCGTGAACCGGGCGCTGGACGGCGCCTTCGAAGACGCCGAAGCCTTGCTGATGGAGCGCTTCGGCGGCGTCACCCTTGCAGCGTTGAGCAAGGACTTTCACGACGCCATGGTCAAACAAGGCCGCCGTATTGATCTGGGCGCTGTGCACGAGCGCTGA
- a CDS encoding type II toxin-antitoxin system HipA family toxin codes for MARTRKLKSVESELFVYVDIRGEAVLAGVLTLDDTDESRFFAEFTYVQSYVRDPRAFALDPLNLPLIDAKTTFRTESRYETLGAIFDAAPDAWGRNVMRVDKEGARVTEDEVLLRGRGMGVGALFFSARLLTPNMRKTYRLPEVSQLESLADLLGDIDQGIKPKGLYRDILGSSWDIGGARPKTIVRDEQGEMWIAKFPRKGDSYDRQRIEFANLRMARAIGLTVPDIRLTETHLGAVLLTHRFDRELLPAPEGAAPVVARRHFLSGASLISPSLRIGKRDLDGPQGKATYSYARLADVTRRISSNPVQDLKELYARMVLNVAVHNTDDHLKNVGFLKDPGAHTYRLAPLFDVVTQEGSARHYLHIGTAGRDSTFENCLTEYRRFGLRSEAAARSIVDAVRSVVARRRRYYEAAGMGQDEIALVESTLAAWRAPA; via the coding sequence ATGGCGCGCACCCGCAAGCTTAAATCCGTTGAAAGCGAACTGTTCGTCTACGTGGATATTCGTGGCGAAGCGGTCCTGGCCGGCGTGCTGACGCTGGACGATACCGACGAAAGCCGATTCTTCGCCGAATTCACCTACGTGCAGTCCTATGTGCGCGACCCGCGCGCCTTTGCGCTGGACCCGCTGAACCTGCCGCTGATCGACGCCAAAACCACGTTTCGCACCGAAAGCCGCTACGAAACGCTGGGCGCCATCTTTGACGCCGCGCCGGACGCCTGGGGCCGCAACGTCATGCGGGTGGACAAGGAGGGGGCCCGCGTCACGGAAGACGAAGTGCTGCTGCGCGGTCGGGGCATGGGCGTGGGCGCTCTGTTTTTCAGCGCGCGCCTGTTGACGCCAAACATGCGCAAAACCTACCGCTTGCCCGAAGTCAGCCAACTGGAGTCCTTGGCCGACCTGCTTGGCGACATTGACCAGGGCATAAAGCCCAAGGGGCTGTACCGCGACATCCTGGGTAGTTCGTGGGACATCGGCGGCGCGCGCCCCAAGACCATCGTGCGCGACGAACAGGGCGAAATGTGGATTGCCAAGTTTCCCCGAAAGGGCGATTCCTATGACCGCCAGCGCATTGAGTTCGCCAACTTGCGGATGGCGCGCGCCATCGGCCTGACCGTACCCGACATCCGGCTGACCGAAACGCATCTGGGCGCGGTGCTGCTGACCCACCGCTTTGACCGCGAACTGCTGCCGGCGCCCGAAGGCGCGGCTCCGGTGGTGGCGCGGCGCCATTTTCTAAGCGGCGCATCGCTGATCAGCCCGTCGCTGCGCATCGGCAAGCGCGACCTGGACGGCCCCCAGGGCAAGGCCACGTATTCCTATGCGCGACTGGCCGACGTAACGCGCCGCATTTCGTCGAATCCGGTGCAAGACCTGAAAGAGCTGTATGCGCGCATGGTGCTGAACGTGGCCGTGCACAACACCGACGACCATCTCAAGAACGTGGGGTTTCTGAAGGACCCGGGCGCCCATACCTACCGGCTGGCGCCGCTGTTCGACGTGGTGACGCAGGAAGGGTCGGCCCGCCACTACCTGCATATCGGCACGGCGGGGCGCGACAGCACGTTTGAGAATTGCCTGACGGAATACCGCCGCTTCGGCCTGCGGTCAGAGGCGGCCGCGCGCTCGATCGTGGACGCGGTGCGCAGCGTGGTGGCACGACGCCGCCGGTATTACGAGGCCGCGGGCATGGGGCAGGACGAGATTGCCCTGGTGGAATCGACGCTGGCGGCGTGGCGGGCCCCAGCCTGA
- a CDS encoding helix-turn-helix transcriptional regulator, with product MKKKLAPSFDAAEALIRLGANVRTARLRRGESESVLASRMGVSRATIARLERGDGGVSLALAIEALLQYGYGEQVFALGDPEQDGVGKRLDAMRRPRRGSGAASHAHRVDPSKL from the coding sequence ATGAAAAAGAAGCTTGCGCCCAGTTTTGACGCCGCCGAAGCACTGATTCGCCTTGGCGCCAACGTACGCACGGCTCGCTTGCGCCGCGGGGAGTCCGAGAGCGTGCTGGCCAGCCGCATGGGTGTTTCGCGCGCCACCATAGCCCGGCTGGAACGGGGCGATGGCGGCGTGTCGCTGGCCCTGGCCATCGAGGCCTTGCTGCAATATGGCTATGGCGAGCAGGTGTTTGCACTGGGCGACCCCGAACAAGACGGCGTGGGCAAGCGGCTTGACGCCATGCGCCGGCCTCGCCGGGGCAGTGGCGCCGCGTCACACGCGCACCGCGTCGACCCTTCCAAGCTGTAG
- a CDS encoding S66 peptidase family protein, with product MPALRPGARIAIVAPASAALNASDDAAQWLEARGYVAQVMPASRTRLTPPYDYLAGSDADRLADLHAAFADPDVGAVWCLQGGFGSWRLLDQLDYALLRRHPKPFIGYSDITALHLAMQRHVGFVTFHGPMLAQDLLAGKREPTESSVLAMISGQLGPGAWIAPPLDALATELVPGVASGRLVGGNLALVAALVGTPNEIDTRDAILFLEDVNEAVPRVDRLLGQLAAAGKFDGVRGVLVGNFTRLRGQMDDAEAQGLLYPLILDQFRVRGVPILAGWPSGHGDPNLTLPLGAQVTLDTRRGGLRLDQAVVI from the coding sequence GTGCCTGCCTTGCGTCCGGGCGCCAGGATCGCGATCGTGGCACCGGCTTCGGCCGCGCTCAACGCCAGCGACGACGCGGCGCAATGGCTGGAAGCGCGGGGCTACGTCGCCCAGGTCATGCCCGCCAGCCGCACCCGCCTGACCCCCCCCTACGACTATCTGGCCGGCAGCGATGCCGACCGCCTGGCGGACTTGCACGCCGCGTTTGCCGACCCCGACGTCGGGGCAGTGTGGTGCCTGCAAGGCGGTTTTGGCTCTTGGCGTTTGTTGGATCAGCTTGACTACGCCTTGCTGCGCCGACACCCCAAGCCTTTCATCGGCTATAGCGACATTACGGCCCTGCACCTGGCCATGCAGCGGCATGTGGGGTTTGTGACGTTCCACGGCCCGATGCTTGCCCAGGATCTGCTAGCCGGCAAGCGCGAACCCACGGAATCCAGCGTGCTGGCGATGATCAGCGGGCAGTTGGGCCCGGGCGCCTGGATTGCGCCTCCGCTGGATGCCCTGGCCACCGAATTGGTGCCTGGCGTGGCCAGCGGGCGGCTGGTGGGCGGCAACCTGGCGCTGGTCGCCGCATTGGTCGGCACGCCCAACGAGATCGACACGCGCGACGCCATCCTGTTCCTGGAAGACGTGAACGAAGCCGTTCCCCGAGTCGACCGCTTGCTGGGCCAACTGGCGGCCGCGGGCAAGTTCGACGGGGTAAGGGGGGTGCTGGTGGGCAACTTTACGCGGCTGCGTGGTCAGATGGACGACGCGGAAGCCCAAGGCCTGCTGTATCCGCTGATACTCGACCAGTTTCGGGTGCGCGGCGTCCCGATATTGGCAGGCTGGCCCAGCGGCCATGGCGACCCGAATTTGACGCTGCCGCTGGGTGCGCAAGTCACTTTGGACACCAGGCGGGGCGGCTTGCGGCTGGATCAGGCCGTGGTGATCTAA
- a CDS encoding RNA pseudouridine synthase, translating to MNDSVRLAKRLAEDLSCSRGDAERYIEGGWVAVDGKTVEEPGARVAPRQTVALLPGAKLEDIKPVTVLVHKPAGTYADNEPGSALDLIIPKNLMPGDRSGRRYLKRMFHGLKLVTPLERAASGLVVYTQEFAISRKLMEEGKLVEQEYVAQVTGKLSEGDLARLQRGMAFEGRAATPMKVSWQNETHLRFALKTPLPGFIEYVCDTAGLQLQALRRIRIGRLPMAGLAVGQWRYRLDYERF from the coding sequence ATGAACGACAGCGTACGCCTGGCCAAACGACTGGCCGAAGACCTTTCTTGCTCGCGCGGCGATGCCGAACGCTATATAGAAGGCGGCTGGGTCGCCGTGGACGGCAAGACCGTGGAAGAGCCCGGCGCCCGGGTTGCCCCCCGGCAAACCGTGGCGTTGCTGCCCGGCGCCAAGCTGGAAGACATCAAGCCTGTAACGGTGCTGGTGCACAAACCCGCGGGCACCTACGCCGACAACGAGCCGGGTTCCGCCCTGGACCTGATCATTCCCAAGAACCTGATGCCTGGCGACCGCTCGGGCCGGCGCTATCTGAAGCGTATGTTCCATGGCTTGAAGCTGGTTACCCCGCTGGAGCGCGCGGCCAGCGGACTGGTGGTGTACACGCAAGAATTCGCCATATCGCGCAAGCTGATGGAAGAAGGGAAGTTGGTTGAGCAAGAGTACGTGGCCCAGGTCACCGGCAAGCTCAGCGAAGGCGATCTGGCGCGCCTGCAACGCGGCATGGCGTTTGAAGGGCGCGCAGCGACCCCCATGAAGGTCAGTTGGCAGAACGAAACCCATCTGCGCTTTGCCCTGAAAACCCCACTGCCGGGCTTCATTGAATATGTGTGCGACACCGCCGGCCTGCAGCTTCAGGCCCTGCGCCGCATTCGCATCGGGCGGCTGCCCATGGCGGGGCTGGCCGTGGGCCAATGGCGGTACCGGCTGGACTACGAGCGCTTCTAA
- the ydiK gene encoding AI-2E family transporter YdiK, producing MRVNPRTTVDLARILLLIVILAALMVGSLYVLRPFLPGLIWATTIVVATWPVLLAVQRRCGERRWAATIVMLLILLFVIVLPLYQVISTLALHSGAIMAAVKSLPDYTLLAPPSWISSIPVAGPRVAQEWQTLSDAGAGGLLARLEPYLTMAARWLLSHAAIVGVFVMHMLITIIIAGILYSQGDAAADFVKRFSNRLAGERGVAAVRLAGAAVRAVALGIVVTAVVQSVLGGVGLWIAGVPAAGILTALMVMLCLAQLGPFLPMLGGVIWLFQNDMKLAAIVLLVWALVVATLDNLLRPMLIKRGVNLSLLLILSGVLGGMFAFGIVGLFIGPVILAVTSTLLKAWIDEVPPPATTPRIADAANDAPIASTLDTPPGSPVEKA from the coding sequence CTGCGGGTGAATCCACGTACCACGGTTGATCTGGCCCGCATTCTGCTTCTGATCGTCATTCTTGCCGCGCTGATGGTCGGCAGCCTTTACGTGCTGCGTCCATTTCTGCCCGGGCTGATCTGGGCGACCACCATCGTGGTGGCGACCTGGCCGGTGCTGCTGGCGGTGCAGCGGCGCTGCGGTGAACGCCGCTGGGCGGCCACCATCGTCATGCTGCTGATTCTGCTGTTCGTGATTGTCTTGCCGCTTTACCAGGTGATTTCGACCCTGGCGCTGCATAGCGGCGCCATCATGGCGGCGGTCAAGAGTTTGCCCGACTACACCTTGCTGGCGCCGCCCAGCTGGATCAGCAGCATTCCCGTGGCGGGGCCCCGTGTTGCGCAGGAATGGCAGACGCTGTCGGACGCGGGCGCGGGCGGGCTGCTGGCCCGTCTGGAACCCTACCTGACCATGGCTGCCCGTTGGTTGCTGAGCCACGCCGCCATCGTGGGCGTGTTCGTCATGCACATGCTGATCACCATCATCATCGCCGGCATCCTGTATAGCCAGGGCGACGCGGCGGCGGATTTCGTGAAGCGCTTCTCAAACCGGCTGGCGGGCGAACGCGGCGTGGCGGCTGTTCGGCTGGCGGGGGCCGCCGTGCGCGCCGTGGCCCTGGGCATTGTGGTGACGGCGGTGGTGCAGTCCGTGCTGGGCGGTGTCGGCCTGTGGATTGCCGGAGTGCCGGCCGCGGGCATTTTGACGGCCCTGATGGTGATGCTGTGCCTGGCGCAACTGGGTCCGTTCCTGCCCATGCTGGGCGGGGTGATCTGGCTGTTTCAGAACGACATGAAACTGGCGGCCATTGTGCTGCTGGTCTGGGCACTGGTGGTGGCCACGCTGGACAACCTGCTGCGCCCCATGCTGATCAAGCGTGGCGTCAACCTGTCGCTGCTGCTGATTTTGTCGGGCGTGCTGGGCGGCATGTTTGCCTTCGGCATCGTTGGCCTGTTCATCGGCCCGGTGATCCTGGCCGTGACCTCCACCTTGCTGAAAGCCTGGATCGACGAGGTGCCGCCGCCCGCGACGACGCCACGGATTGCCGACGCGGCCAACGACGCGCCGATCGCATCCACCCTTGACACGCCGCCGGGCTCCCCCGTTGAAAAGGCGTAA